The Providencia rettgeri genome includes a window with the following:
- the rnk gene encoding Regulator of nucleoside diphosphate kinase, which produces MTKPTIIINDLDAERLDALMEQPAYAGTPVAEALNDELDRADILSPQEIPADVVTMNSTVRFLDLISNEERTRTLVYPASLKDSAEQLSVMAPIGAALLGLHVNDEISWELPNGVQTRVRVLEIVYQPEAAGEFHR; this is translated from the coding sequence ATGACAAAGCCAACAATTATTATCAATGATTTAGATGCTGAACGTTTAGATGCACTGATGGAACAGCCGGCTTATGCGGGCACACCGGTTGCCGAAGCGCTAAATGATGAACTTGACCGTGCAGATATTCTTAGCCCACAAGAAATCCCTGCGGATGTGGTCACGATGAACAGTACCGTTCGCTTTTTGGATTTAATCAGCAACGAAGAACGCACACGCACCTTAGTTTACCCTGCGTCACTGAAAGATAGTGCGGAGCAACTGTCTGTGATGGCTCCGATTGGTGCAGCCTTGTTGGGCTTGCATGTAAACGATGAAATCAGCTGGGAATTGCCAAACGGTGTTCAAACACGTGTTCGTGTACTTGAAATCGTTTATCAACCAGAAGCAGCTGGTGAGTTCCACCGTTAA
- the pmbA gene encoding peptidase PmbA, which produces MSVTEQVTEQRKKLEEAVAHALDFAKTRCDAAEVAVNKSTGISVSTRQGEVENVEFNSDGALGITVYHQQRKGSASSTDLSPEAIERTVQAAIDIANYTSEDPCAGPADKSLLAFEAPDLNLFQASELSPEEAIRLASVAEMSALNADPRIVNTEGGSFNGHYGVRVFGNSHGMLQSYCSSRYSMSSCVIAEQNGEMERDYAYTIGRSLGALQSPEWVGQECARRTLSRLSPRKLPTMKAPVIFAAEVATGLFGHLVGAISGSSIYRKSSFLLDSLGKQILPSWLTINEQPHLMGGLASSPFDSEGVRTCERNIVENGVLQTWLMTSYSARKLGLQSTGHAGGIHNWRIAGQGLSFDALLKQMGTGLIVTELMGQGVSGITGDYSRGASGFWVENGEIQYPVSEITIAGNLKDMWANMVTIADDIETRSNIQCGSVLIPEMSIAGE; this is translated from the coding sequence ATGAGTGTAACTGAACAAGTCACTGAACAACGTAAAAAACTCGAAGAAGCCGTCGCACACGCATTAGATTTTGCAAAAACACGTTGTGATGCTGCGGAAGTCGCAGTAAACAAAAGCACAGGAATTAGTGTGAGTACCCGCCAAGGGGAAGTCGAAAATGTTGAGTTTAACAGTGATGGGGCATTAGGGATCACCGTTTATCATCAACAACGTAAAGGTAGTGCCTCTTCTACAGATTTAAGCCCTGAAGCGATTGAACGCACCGTTCAAGCGGCAATTGATATCGCTAATTACACCTCAGAAGACCCGTGTGCAGGGCCGGCAGACAAATCTTTGTTGGCTTTTGAAGCTCCTGACCTCAATTTGTTTCAAGCGAGCGAACTTTCTCCCGAAGAAGCTATCCGCTTAGCATCAGTTGCAGAAATGTCAGCATTAAATGCAGACCCCCGCATTGTGAATACCGAAGGCGGCAGTTTTAATGGGCACTATGGTGTACGTGTATTTGGCAACTCCCATGGTATGCTGCAAAGCTACTGCTCAAGCCGCTATTCGATGTCGAGTTGTGTGATTGCAGAGCAAAATGGTGAGATGGAACGTGATTACGCTTATACGATCGGTCGTAGCTTAGGTGCATTACAGTCCCCTGAGTGGGTTGGGCAGGAATGCGCTCGACGCACCTTATCTCGTTTATCACCTCGTAAATTACCTACGATGAAAGCGCCTGTCATTTTTGCGGCCGAAGTGGCTACAGGTCTGTTTGGTCACTTAGTTGGTGCCATTAGTGGCAGTAGTATTTACCGCAAATCTTCTTTCTTGCTCGATAGCTTAGGAAAGCAAATTCTACCAAGCTGGCTAACTATCAATGAGCAACCGCATTTAATGGGTGGATTAGCATCATCACCTTTTGATAGCGAAGGTGTTCGCACTTGTGAACGCAATATCGTCGAAAATGGTGTTCTACAAACGTGGTTGATGACCAGCTATTCAGCAAGAAAGCTAGGTTTACAAAGCACTGGCCACGCGGGCGGCATCCATAACTGGCGTATTGCAGGCCAAGGGCTTTCATTTGATGCATTACTGAAACAAATGGGAACAGGGCTAATCGTTACTGAGTTAATGGGCCAAGGGGTGAGTGGGATTACAGGAGATTATTCTCGTGGCGCTTCAGGTTTTTGGGTCGAAAATGGTGAGATTCAGTACCCAGTGAGTGAAATTACTATTGCTGGAAACCTAAAAGATATGTGGGCGAATATGGTGACTATCGCTGATGATATTGAAACTCGCAGTAATATTCAGTGTGGTTCGGTATTGATCCCAGAAATGAGTATTGCGGGAGAATAG
- the yjgA gene encoding x96 protein encodes MAKQPDDWLDDIPAPQDEEDEEIIWVSKSEIKRDAEILKKLGAELVDLSKSELERIPLDTQLLEAIELAQKIKREGRRRQLQLIGKLLRSREVEPITEALDKLKNRHNQQVVILHKLEDLRTRLLDGGDEVIEDVVALFPQTDRQQLRALVRNAKKEREGNKPPKAYRQIFQYLKDLSEMA; translated from the coding sequence ATGGCCAAACAGCCTGATGACTGGCTGGATGATATCCCAGCGCCGCAAGACGAAGAAGATGAGGAAATCATTTGGGTCAGTAAAAGCGAAATTAAGCGCGATGCTGAGATCCTCAAAAAATTAGGGGCTGAGCTCGTTGATTTAAGTAAAAGTGAATTAGAACGTATTCCGTTAGATACTCAATTACTTGAAGCTATTGAACTTGCTCAAAAAATCAAACGTGAAGGCCGTCGTCGCCAATTACAATTGATTGGTAAGTTACTACGTTCACGTGAGGTTGAGCCGATTACAGAGGCTCTGGATAAGCTTAAAAACCGTCACAACCAACAAGTAGTCATTTTACATAAACTGGAAGACTTACGAACCCGTTTATTAGATGGCGGTGATGAAGTCATTGAAGACGTAGTTGCCCTGTTCCCACAAACAGACAGGCAACAATTGCGTGCATTAGTCCGTAATGCGAAAAAAGAGCGTGAAGGCAATAAACCGCCAAAAGCCTATCGCCAAATCTTTCAATATTTGAAAGATCTGTCTGAAATGGCTTAA
- the ydeN gene encoding Putative hydrolase ydeN: MNNVTCTAFPLKEKKFLIVHGYTASPDKNWFPWLKSELEALGAFVNVPIMPDSLAPHPERWQQRLQHLPFDIDENTVLIGHSLGCITALRFLQNTRQSVAGYVLVSGFDETQETLPELQHHTLEPLNYDELIQIANNRISIISTNDEIVSPRSSKALAEALKTQVIIEESAGHFLDREGYTEFKTLLDTIKAHFS; this comes from the coding sequence ATGAATAACGTTACCTGCACTGCATTTCCGCTAAAAGAAAAAAAATTCCTTATTGTTCACGGCTATACGGCATCCCCTGATAAAAATTGGTTTCCATGGTTGAAATCAGAGCTTGAAGCCTTAGGCGCTTTTGTTAACGTACCCATCATGCCTGACTCACTCGCTCCTCATCCTGAAAGGTGGCAGCAGCGCTTACAACACTTACCTTTTGATATTGATGAAAATACGGTTTTGATTGGTCATAGCTTAGGTTGCATTACCGCATTACGATTTTTGCAAAATACGAGGCAATCGGTAGCGGGTTATGTATTGGTATCAGGGTTTGATGAAACGCAAGAAACATTGCCAGAATTACAGCATCACACCCTTGAGCCATTGAATTATGATGAACTCATACAGATAGCAAATAATCGAATATCGATTATATCAACCAATGATGAAATTGTGTCACCAAGGTCTTCGAAAGCATTGGCAGAGGCTTTAAAAACACAGGTTATTATTGAAGAATCTGCCGGGCATTTCCTTGATAGAGAAGGCTATACTGAGTTCAAAACACTACTTGATACAATCAAAGCGCATTTTAGCTAG
- the yhcO gene encoding Barstar (barnase inhibitor) gives MSKQVSFDFRQINSLNDFYDQFAQQFSLPDWFGYNLDALWDMVSAGIELPVTITFSHMTAEQRIKFADVIDVMNDAQDMWEEEFVFALDITKSSN, from the coding sequence ATGAGCAAACAGGTGAGCTTTGATTTCAGGCAGATAAACTCATTGAATGATTTTTATGACCAATTTGCTCAACAATTTTCCCTTCCTGATTGGTTTGGCTATAATCTTGATGCCCTGTGGGACATGGTTTCCGCAGGCATTGAGTTGCCTGTAACCATTACGTTTTCACATATGACGGCCGAACAACGTATAAAATTCGCAGATGTTATTGATGTGATGAATGACGCACAAGATATGTGGGAAGAAGAGTTCGTTTTTGCTTTAGATATAACAAAAAGCTCTAACTAA
- a CDS encoding Ribonuclease precursor: MNKRFLPVVLMAILIVISLYFNGGDKTPSEPSINQSNPPSREVITPKETPQPIDKLTAQDNVVSFMEKYQKLPAFYMTKKQAREAGWDAKKGNLCDVLPGRAIGGDRFSNREKSLPIAQGRQWFEADINYRCGHRGADRLLYSSDGMIFVTHDHYKSFTQVN; the protein is encoded by the coding sequence ATGAATAAACGTTTTTTACCTGTCGTATTGATGGCTATTTTGATTGTGATTAGCCTTTATTTTAATGGTGGAGATAAAACACCATCTGAACCATCCATTAATCAAAGCAATCCACCTTCTCGTGAAGTGATAACGCCAAAAGAAACACCACAACCGATTGATAAGCTAACTGCACAAGACAACGTGGTTAGTTTTATGGAAAAATATCAAAAACTTCCAGCTTTCTATATGACGAAGAAACAAGCCCGTGAAGCCGGATGGGATGCGAAAAAAGGTAACCTTTGCGATGTGTTACCTGGAAGAGCAATTGGCGGAGACCGTTTTTCTAACCGTGAAAAAAGTTTGCCAATTGCACAAGGGCGTCAGTGGTTTGAAGCAGATATCAATTATCGCTGTGGTCATCGCGGGGCAGACCGTTTGCTGTACTCATCGGATGGGATGATTTTTGTGACTCATGACCACTATAAGAGCTTTACTCAAGTCAACTAA